Genomic window (Candidatus Desulfarcum epimagneticum):
TCATGTAGCCGCCAATATCGACTTTACTCACCCAGTCCAGCGCTCGCTCCAAGAAGTCCTGCCGGTTTGCGCTGCCCTTGATGTACGCGCTCCATTTCTGAATGTTCGCGTTCTGACTGTTGCTGAACTCGGCTTTGGCAAGCGTCACGAACGGCCCGGAGTAGATGGCGTTCAAGAGTTCTTGGGGGTTGAGAGGCACACCTGCGATGTTGATAGTCTCAAACCATTGTTTGATCTCGGTCTCCGTGCCTTCGCACTCGTAGATCAGCAACATCGATTCGAGAATTTTAGCTTTTTGGTCGGCGGGCAAGCTGTCGAAATTCTTCGGATTGCCGTTATCAACAATCGCGAACTTGTTCGTAACGAACCGTCCGATGCTGGTGATGCGCTGCTGACCGTCCAACACCTCGAACTTGTCCTCCGCGACTTTGTTAAAGTAAATCAGTCCGAGCGGATACCCCTTGAGAAGCGAGTCGATCACCGCCACCTCCTTCTCGCCGCCGCCATCTGCATAGATGTAGTTCCGCTGGTACTCTGGTTGAATGGTGAGCTTTCCGCTTAACCCGTACAGCCCCTTGCCTTCTAATTGGTTGTACACAAACCCGTCGCAGATGTCGGCGACGGTGATTTCGGTCCTCAGGGTAGTCTTCAATTTTTCCTCCCTTTTACAGGCTGGCCACGGCGGTTGTGGCGGATGAAGATTCGCTTGTATTGCTGAATGTAGTATTTGCCATCCACGACGTAGTAAGTCTTGTCAGTCGGGGGGCGATCCACTTTGATCGCTGCGCCGTCGTTGAGCTTGGTCACGTTGCTTTTCTTTCCTGACTTGTTGACTTGAACCTGCATCTCGTACTTCTTAGTCTGCATGTGATAGCTCTTCTCGTAGCCCAGAATCTCGAATTGGTCGGGGTTGTGCTTGTCAAGAAAGGTGACGGGAACGCCCATCATTCCGTCGTAGTCGCTGGGAATCTCCTTGTATGTGCCAACCTCAATGGCGTCAAAGTTGTCGTATCGGTCGTAAGCCGCCTTTCCTCTCAAGTTCTTGCTGAACCGCAAATTGTCCGCGATGGTCATGAGATTCAGAGGATGGTGGCGGCGACCGTGGTCCAAGTTCGTGTACCAGCACGACGTTGACACTCGCGCTATTTTCTTGCCTGTCTCCTCGTCAATGTGGTGAAAGTGCGTCCAGTCGTCCGGCACCTCGAAAAACATTCCGACATTGAAGTTCGTACAGCCGAGCCACAGCCTGTTGTCCTTGATGAGCGGAAAAATCTCCTTGTAGGTGATCGAATTAGTGTTCCCGATGATTAGGAACTTCTTCCGGTGTCTCACGAGCAGGGCGACGTACTCGCGGAAGAGGGAGAAAGGTGGGTTAGTGACCACGATGTCCGCTTGCTTAAGCAACTCGACGCATTCAGCGCTGCGAAAATCGCCGCCTTGCACGAGGGGTGTGCGGGAGTGTGGGTTCCGCTTCAAAAAGAGCTTGACGTCTTCGATGCCAGCCGCGCCGTCTCCATCGAGATCCGTCACTTCTTCGATCTCGACTGAGATCGCCTTGGGCTTTTGGTGCTTGCCATTGCCCTTGAAATAATCATCGAACGTGAGTTGTGCACCAGCGATGGGGGAGCCATCGTAGCTGGTGGTAATGAGTTTCTTGAGGCCGAGCCTGTTAAAGTTGGCGGCGAAATATTTAAAGAAGCTGCTTTCGAAGGGGTCGTCGCAGTTACAGTAGACAATCTTGCTGCGGAAGGTGTCCTCGTCGAACTCCAAATATGCCTCAACCTCTTTTTGGATGTCGACGTACAGAGTGTAAAACTCGTCCTGCTTGGCCGCCTTCGCGGCGCCGAGCCCTTGATTCATCGGCTTATTTTTCGCCTTCGCCATAGCCTTAGCTTTCTCCATATTGTAAAAGAGTTGTGAAATGAGGAACTATGTATATTCATTGAAGACTTTTTATATATGATATATGCAAATTTCAAATCCTTTTGATTTAATTTCATAGCCTTCAGTTTTTGGAAAAAAAATTTGATTCTTATCAAATAACTGAAAGAAGAATCTACCCCGGGCCTGTCTCCTTTATATTCAATCGGTTTTGAATTCAACGGCATTCGGCCGACGCCCCCCAAAAGCGTCGCCATCCGCTTAACATAGCGCCGGGGGCGGGGTTTTTGGCAAGATATTTTTTTAGCCGGCCCGTTTGCGAAAAACCTTTTTTCCTTGATATTATGCATTTCAAATGCATATAAAGTTCTCATTCGAAGAAAAGACGGGCGAACTTTCGCGTTGATCCCGGAAAAAATGTCGTCTTCCCCTTTGGATGCGCCATCCATTCAGGCGGACATCACGACACAGGAAATAGGGCGGCGCGCTGAGGTCAACGGCTCCGGAGAATCTCCTGGCCGCTCCCGGAAAGGAGTTCTGGGGGGGTGAGCGGAATAATCCGTCGCTCAATGTCAGTCCAGATTTTTTGTTTCACCATACGCAGGTTATACTCGCTTTGCAAATTCAACCAAAACTGGGCCTCAACGCCAAAGTAGCGCTCCAGTCTCAACGCGGTGTCGGCGCTGATCGATCTCTTTCCGTTGACGATCTCGCTGATTCGGTTCGGCGGCACGGAAAGATCGCGGGCGAGTTGGTTGATTGTGATATCAAGCGGCCCCATGAAATCTTCACGCAAAATTTTACCCGGCTTTATCGGATCCAGAAACGCTTTTTCAGTCATAGTCATTCCTCGCTGAACCGGGAGTCATATCCGCCAATTATATATATTGAGAGTGTCAGCGAAATACCCGCCATGGCATATGATGCCCGGAATCGTGCCAACTCGTTCTATTGGGAAAAAGAAAACAATCAATAAAAGGGGTTGCGCAGCCTGGCCGCAATCCGGACCGGGAGAGTCTGCGCCGCTTAAGAAACATTATTGGCCTGTCTCCTTTTTCCCTTTCCGCCAAAAGTCCGCCCGAAAGCGACATAAACATCGCGATTTCTGAGATGGAAAAAAAATAAAAAAACGCTATAAGGCTTCCGACAGCCGTTTCAACGAATAAATTTTGTCAAGCCCTTGAATGGATTTGGGTTTCTTTTCGTGTTTGGATTCAAAACGGTCTTTAAAGCACCGGTAATGTCTCATGACAAACTCTTTGGAGCCGATGATTCCCGAATCGGTGAAAAAGCATTATTGGCCTGTCCCTTTTTTGTTCCTAAAAAGGTAAAAAAGAATCCGGCGCGGGCGGAATGTCAGCGTTTAGATCTCAGAGCCTGGCGCGCCCCCGCCGCCGTTTTTCATCCCAACCCCCTCGCGGGCCAGCCGGTCGGCCTTTTCATTGCCCTCGATCCCGGCGTGGCCGGGGATTTTAATAAGCCGGATGTCCTTAAAATCCTTCATCAGGGTTTTGATGGAGTCAATCAGCTCCCGGTTTTTTTTCGCCTTCCACCCTTTTGTAAGGGTTCCGCATACATAGGAGCTGTCGGTGAGAATCCGGACCGGAATGCCCGGGTTCTTGATGGCCGCAAGCGCCTCCCGCACCGCCTTAAGCTCGGCGATGTTGTTGGTGGCCAGGCCGATGCCCATGGATATCTCTTTTTCCCGGCCCCGGTGTCTCAAAGTCGCCCCGATGCCGGCGGGCCCGGGATTTCCCGACGAGGCGCCGTCTGTGTACACCACGATAAAATCCTCTGAACTCGGCTCTTCAAAAGTCTCCGGCCGGGGCTTTGACGCCTTCCCGGGGGCCTTTCTTCTCTTTGACTCCGTTTTTTTCTTTGACTCCTCCGCCGGGGCGTCCACCGGCCGGATGGCGTTTTCATAGACCCAGTATTCATAATCCTGGCTCAACTGGTATTTGATCAGAACCCGGCCGTTTTTTTTCAAAGGTTTCCCGGCGTCATCCAGCGCCAGCCAGACCTTGTTGTTTTTAAACCGTTTTCGTTCCCAGGATGAGGGCGCGGCGTCTTTTTTCAAAGCGTGACCCCGTTATCTTTTTAAATGGTTTTCCCAAAGCGCCGTCAGCGCCGCCACATACCCATAGGCGCCCAGCCCGGCGATATGGCCGGCGGCGATGTCTGAAAGGAAGGATTTTTGCCGGAAAGGCTCCCGGGCGTGAATATTGGTCAAATGCGTCTCGATGACCGGGATGTCCAGCATGGCCGCCGCGTCCCGGATGGCCACACTGGTGTGGGTGTAGGCGGCCGGGTTGATGATGAGCCCCTGGAATGTCTCCCCGGCGCCCTGAATTTTCTCCACAATGGCGCCCTCATGGTTGGACTGAAACGTCTCCACTGAAACGCCCATGGCTTTCCCCGTCTCCACGAGCCTTGTGTTGATCTCCTCCAGGGTGGTCTGTCCATAAATCCCCGGCTCGCGCCGACCCAGCATGTTCAAATTGGGTCCGTGGATCACCAGAACGGCGGTTTTATTTTGCCCGGCCATGTTCGGCGCCTCCTTTTTTGTCTGATTCGGTTTCAAAAATTCCCCAGGGCCGGATTTTTTCCAGCGCCGTCTCCGCCGCCTCCCCAACGCCCAGATGGTCGGTGTCCACCCGGACATCGGCCGCGGCCCGGCAAAGGGGATCGCGCCTCTCAAGGACCTCCCCGATCTCCTCCAGCGCCCCGGCGCCGGTCAAAGACGGGCGAAGGGACTCCGTCCGCCGGTCCTTTTCCATTCTTCGCCTCACGGTTTCCGGAGCGGCCCGCAGCCATATCAAAATCCCGGTTTTTTTCATGTCCGCCACGTTTTTTTTATCCAGAACCACCCCGCCCCCCATGGCCGCCACAATGTCTTTTTCCCGGCAAATCTCCCGGACGGCGTCCCGCTCCGCGCGCCTGAACGCCTCCCATCCCCTCTCAGAAACCATGGCGGCCACGCTCATCCGGTTTTTTTCCTCCACGAAAAGGTCGGAATCCCGGAAAGGGCGCCCCAGCCGGCGGGCCAGCGCCTGTCCCGCGCCGGTTTTTCCCGCGCACCGGCATCCGATGAGATAAATATTCACCATTCACCGCTCCCCGCCCGAAACGCCCAAAGCCGTTAAAACCGCCCGCCTCATGACCGCCACCGGCGGCTTTAAACCCGTCCACAGCTCAAACTGCGCCGCGCCCTGGAAAACGAACATGGCGGCGCCGTCCACGACCCGGCATCCCGCCTTTTCAGCGGTCCGGATCAGCCGGGTTTTCAATGGGTGGTACACCGCGTCCATGACCGTCATTCCCTTTTTTAAAGAATTTGCGGGAATGGGCATGGATTCGATGTCGGGGGCCATGCCCGCCGGGGTGGCGTTGGCCACGATATCAAACGCGCCGGCCTCCATCTCACCGAGGGGCAGAAAATCGGCTCCCAGGCGCCGGGCCAGGGCCTCTCCCCTTTGGACGGATCGGTTTAAAATCGTCACGCGGCCCCCGGCCTCCATGATCCCGAAGACCATGGCCGCCGCGGCCCCCCCGGCCCCGATGACGGCCGCCGATTTCCCCCGGATGGAGGTTTTTTCACCCAAAGCCGCGAGGGCCCCGGGAATGTCCGTGTTGTGACCCCGAAGGATTCCGTTTCGATTCACGATGGTGTTGACGGCGCCCACGGCCTTTGCCGGCCCGTCCAGGTCATCCGCCAGAGCCGCCGCCGCGGTTTTATGGGGCATGGTGACGCTTCCGCCCCCCATGCCCAGCGCCCGCATGGCCGAAATCCCTTTTTGGATGTCCGGCGCGTCAAAGGCAAGGCAAACGGCGTCCACCCCGGCATGGGCAAAGGCGGCGTTTTGCATCAACGGGCTTAAGCTTTGGGAAACCGGGGTTCCGAACAGCCCGAACAGCCGGGTTTGACGAAAGGTCTTGAATGGTTTTTGGGGGGGTGACATCCTGTCCATCCTGTTGATGCCGTTAAATTTAGTATGCGAAAAGCTCTTGCAGACAGTCTGTGACTTTGATCTGAGTCTTGCGGGAGATCGCGCCAAGCTTTTGAATCAGCCGGGATTTATCAACAGCCCTCAACTGGTCGATGAGAATCAGACCTTTTTTCCTCTGGAACACGCATTGAATCCGGGTGGGGAAATGGAAACCTTTGGAAGTCATGGGAGCCACGATGACTGTTTTTAACGCGGACATTTCGTTCGGTGAAAGCGCCACACATGGCCTGGTTTTTTTGATTTCAGAACCTTGTGTGGGGTCTAACTGGACCAGCCAGACATCAAATCGGGAAACGGTTTGTCTCACCATTCCCAATCCTCATGGCCGAGCAGGGGAGCGTCCAGCCATTCCTGATCCGAGTCGAAGGGCTCCTGAAGCTGAATCGCTTTGTCAAATTGTTTTTTCCAGCCTTGCCGGGGTTTTTGAACAGGCCGGATTAAAAGACCGTCATCCATCACTTTAAATTCCAGGTTCCGGTCGTCAAGACGGGCTTGATCAATGATCGTTTTGGGGATTCTAACGCCCCGGGAGTTTCCGATTTTTGTTAAAATGGTCATATGGGTCTCCATTCGCAGTTCATATAATTACAGTATAATCACAAAAACCCTGGACTGTCAAATGCCGCCCCAGGCTTTCTTCGGGCCGGTTTTCTCCATTTGTCTCACGATTTCATCGGCCATTATTTGATAAACTCGTAAGAAAGCTTGGGATGGCTAAGTTAAAAATTCGATATACAAGGCGTAGTGGTTATTTTTAATTGAGGCAATACATGTAGTATGCCTCAATTAAAAATAAACGCTGCAACGCAGTAGATCGGATTTTTTACGACGCCATCATTATTTGTCCCGACTCCCGGCGGCTCTCCGGAGACGGATGAAATCCGTCCCAAAAAAAACACAGGCCGGGCCCGGAGCCCATGCGCCTGCGTTTTGGCGGGCGAAAAACGTTACCCCCCGGATGATCATGACCGGATCATCATGATCGGACCAGGAGGGGATGGGGGTCAATAGTCGCAAATAGAGGGGTTGACGCTTTTGGGGACGCCTTCGTGGGGGGTCCATTTGTTGATGTCGAAGGAGTCCGGGTCCCTCATGCCTTTGAGTATCTCAATGCTGGTCTTGTACCCTTTGTGGAGCCGGCACATGTCCATGGCCATTCCGCAGATCTGGGCCACGGCCTGAGCCACGGTGATGTCCTGGATGGAAAATTCCCAGGGCTCGGATGTGTACAGGCGCATGGCCCCCATGATTTTATTGTGGCTCACGATGGGGACGCCCAGCAGGGAGGAAATTCCCTCTTTTCGGGCCTCCAGGGGATACTCGATCCGGGGGTCATCCATGACGTCGTAGATGGCGATGGGAACGGCGTCTTTGGCTTCGGTGATGGTTTGCATGAAGTGGATGGGGCCTTTGCTCAGGTACTCCCGGCTCAGCCCCCGGGACGCCACCAGTTTCAGCTCCCGGGTCTCCCGGTCCAGCAGAAACACCGAGCAGCCTTTGGCGTCAAACACGGTTTTGACGCTTTCGGCCGACACCAGGGCGACCTCTTCCGGGTCCCGGCAGTGGGAAATGGCGTTGGTGAGTTTGACGATGGCGTCGTAATACAGTTCGTAGCGTTTCATGACGACCTCCTTTCAGTGTGGTGATGGTGGATGAATTGCTGAAATGAATCAAATAGATTCATGGCTCGTCATTCATTAACACGCGTCGCCGAACATAAAGGAGAGAGCTGGAATCAAATCAGAAAATGCGTTCATGCATTGAGAGACAGGTCTTGTCAGATAGTGGTTCCATTATGGTTTTTTGGGGACGGTTTGTCAATAAAAATCCGTCTCGCCCAAACCAGGCGCCACAATCAGGCGAAAAGGGGTCTCGGCGGGCCGGTTTTGTGAATCCGGCCCGCCGCGCGGGTCGTCGGGGCCGCTGGTCACGGCTGAATTTCAAATGCGATTTTTCCGAAATCCCCGTAATCCGCCACGTGCTTTCCGGGTTTACCGGGAAGCATTTTGCCCAGGGCCCCGGTTAAAAGAATATGGCCGGGCTCAAGCTCCCATCCCTGGCCGATCATGGTGTTGACCAGCCACAGCAGGGCCCGCCATTGATCGCCGGAGGCCTCGGATCCTTTTCCCCGGTTGATTTCCCGCCCGTCCCGGGTCAGGGACACGGTCACGGCGTTTAAGTCAAAATCATCCACAGACCGGGGCGCCCCCACGATAAACTGTCGGGCGGCCGCGTTTCCCGCGATGATGTCCGTTCCCTTCAGGGTCTTCAGATCGGCGAAACCCAGGTCCGGAAGCTCAATCACCGGCGCGGCCTCGCGAATGAAGGCCCGAAGCGCCCCGGCGTCGGAAACGGGTTTTTTCAACGGCGCGGCCACAAAAAACCCGATTTCCGTTTCCATCATCAGGCGCTTGAACGCCTTCGGGTCCACCGAGGCCCGTCCGGTCAATTTCCCGGATTCAAACAAAACCCCGGCCACCGGGGCGTCCACCCCAAAGCGTTTCTGGCCCCCCCTGGACGTCAGGCCGGCTTTAAAGCCCGCCGTTTTTTCAGCGGCCAGTTTCTTTTGAACGTAGGCTTTTTGAACGCCATAGGCCATGGCAAGGTCCATGTCCGAATACCGGGCGGACAAAAGCGGAACAGGACGGCCTTCGGCCTCGGCCCGGAGCAGAATCCCGGCGGCCTCGCGGTTTTGGGAGCAGGCCGAAAGCGCGGCGGCCAGAGCCAGGACCGGAAAAATCAAAAGGGCTTTTTTCACGGATGTCATGTGTTTTCTCCTTAAAGGGGCTGGTTTCGTCGAAAAAGGGCGTTTGTCTCCAGGCTATTGAATGCCCAAAAGGCCTTTCCGGATCTTTTTGGAGGCCTTTTTCCCCACGTTGTACCGGTAATACATCCGCGCGAACTCCTTGCCCGGTATGGTTCCCCGGACCTCGCCCTGGTAGGTGAGGGAGAGTCCTTTTCCGGGAATGTACAGGGAGCTGGAGGACAGGCCCGGGGCCATGTCTTTGTCCAGCCATGAGGCGTAGCGGTCGATGTGGCCTCGGTGGGCGGCCACCATCTCTTTGGAGTTGCATTTTTCCATCAGATCGATGAACCCGTTCCGGAGTTTTTCAGCCGTGGCCTTTTTGGTGAGGTATTGGGTTTCCAGGTATTTCATCTGCTCGGACTCGATGACCTCTTCGGGGTCCTGGGTGGGGTTTTCGAGGTAAAGGCCCGCCACATAGACCTTGATGAATCCCAGGGCCTTGCGGTAGGCCAGGCCGTTGAGTTTAAGGACTTTGCCCTCGATGATTTTTTCTTCCGGAAAGCTCACGCCCAGAAGGGTTCTCTCCCCGGAAAAGGCGCCCGGGGCAAAAAGGGCCATCAACGAAACCGATACAACCGCCGCCAGAAATTTTTTCATCATGATCTCCTCCTTTTTTGAATTGAATGGTTTGAAATGAGGGGTTTGGATTTCTCAGCGCTTCGCCATCTAAGCATGATCCGCCCCAAAAGAAAAGCGGTCATTCGGCGGTGGGAAAAAGCGAAAAAAAATCTTTACACCGTTAAAAAAATCGTGTACTGTTTTTCATTTTTGATAAACTCGTAAAAGATAAATCGGACGGCGTTGTAAAAATTCGATGCGCATCGTATGCCGAACGAAACCCAAAAACGCCGTGACGCATTTTTTTACGGCGCTGTTATTTTTGATTAAGGAGCCATTAAAAACCATGTCCAGAATATGTGAAATTTGCGGCAAAAAACCCTTGACGGGAAACCATGTGAGCCATGCCCACAACAAAAACAAGCGCCGGTTCAAGCCCAATCTCCAAAACGTCCGGGCCCTTCAGCCGGGCGGCGGCGTGAAAAAGATGAGCGTTTGCGCCAGCTGCATCAAGGCCGGGAATGTGCGTAAATCGGCTTAGACGCGTCCGTTTGATTCGGGCCTTGGTCCGGTTTTAACGGATTCTTTCCACGCTGTGGACGTGCCTGATTTTTTTAATATCGGCCAGAAGCCGGGCCAGATGACGGGTTCCCTTGATTCCCAGGGTGAAAAAGGTGTCCACGCGCCCGTCTTCCCGGGTCTGCGAGTTGACCTTGATGATGTTGGCTTTATTTTTGCTGATTTCAGCGGCCACGTCGGCCAAAAGCCCCACCCTGTCCATGGAGCGTATCCGGATGTCCGCCGGGTAGGCCCCTTCGTCGAGGTTCTCCTCCCACTCCACATTGATTTTTCTTTCCGGGTTGATTTTGAGCGCGTTGACGCAGTTTGCGCGATGGATGGCCACTCCGTATCCCCGGGTGATATAGCCGGTGATCCGGTCGCCGGGAACCGGGCGGCAGCATTTGGCGAACCGGATCAGCACATCATCGATTCCTTTCACCAAAACGCCTGAGCCGGTTTTTTTCTTTTTCTCCGGGTGATCGGCGATTTTTTCCAGCAGACTCTCTTTGTCTTTCGCGCCCTCCAGGTCCGCGAGAAACTTGCGGGCGATCTGCAGGGGGGTGATTTTTCCGTATCCCACATTGGCGATGAGATCGTCCGGCGCCTTGAAGCCGAAGGCCGCCGCCGTCTCATTCATCTGCTCGGATTTGACGAGTTTGACGAAATTCAGGCGGCGTTTTTTAAATTCCTTTTCGCACATTTCCCGGCCCAGGGTCAGGCTCCGGTTGTAATCCTGGTTCCGGATCCATTGCCGTATCCGGGACCGGGCCTTGGCCGTTTTCACCGAATTGAGCCAGTCCCGGCTGGGCTGATGCCCTTTCCGGGTGATGATCTCCACCACATCCCCTGTTTTCAACTCATACTTGAGGGGGACCATTTTTTCGTTTACCTTGGCCCCGGAGCACTGGTTTCCCACCTCCGTGTGGATCATGTAGGCGAAGTCCACAGGGATGGCGCCCTTGGGCAGGGCCTTGATGTCGCCGTTTGGGGTAAAGACAAAGATTTCGTCGGGGAAAAGCTCGATGCGGACATTTTCCAGGAACTCATCCGGATCCTTGATATTTTTCTGCCGTTCCACAATGTCCTGGATCCATGAAAAGGTCCGGCTGACCCTGGGGTCGGCGCCCTTCCCCTCCTTGTAGCTCCAGTGGGCCGCGATGCCCGATTTTGCGATTTTGTTCATTTCCCGGGTGCGGATCTGTATTTCGACCCGCCTGCCCGACGGCCCCACCACCGTGGTGTGAAGAGACTGGTACATGTTGGGCTTGGGCCGGGCGATGTAATCCTTGAATTTGTAATCGATGGGTTTCCATATGGAGTGGATGTGGCCCAGCGCCGCGTAGCACTCGGCGTCTTTTTCCACGATGATTCGAAAGGCGATGATGTCGTAAACCTCTTCGAAATTCAGGTTCTGGGTTCTCATCTTTTCCGCGATGCTGTGAATATGCTTGTAGCGTCCGGTCACATCGCAGCCGATGCCCTCCTTTTCCATGGTTTCGGTGATCCGTTTCCGGACGTCTTCAATAAAGTTTTCGCGCTCCTGCCTGCCCATGTCCAGCAAATTGGCGATCCGGCGGTATTCATACGGGTCAATGAACATGAAAGAGATGTTTTCCAGCTCTTTTTTGATCCAGTATATTCCCAGCCGGGAGGCCAGGGGAGCGAAAATATCCAGGGTTTCCCGGGCGATTTTTTTTTGTTTGTCCTCCCTTTGAAACTGAAGGGTTCGCATGTTGTGAAGGCGGTCGGCCAGTTTAATGAGGATGACGCGGATGTCCTTGGCCATGGCCAGAAACATTTTCCGGATATTTTCCGCCTGCCGGGCCTCCAGGCTCTCAAACTGGATTTTGCTCAGCTTGGTGACCCCCATCACCAGGTGAAGCACATCCGGGCCGAACATTTCCAGGATGTCGTCGGGGGTGGCCCGGGTGTCTTCAATGACGTCGTGGAGCAGGGCCGCCGCCACAGTGCCCTCGTCCATGTTCATGTCCGCCAGTATCGCCGCCACCTCAAGGGGATGGGTCAGGTAGGGCAGCCCCGAAAGACGCACCTGGCCCTCATGGACGGTGGCCGAATAGACATAGGCCCGGTTCACCAGGGCAAGATCGGCCCCGGGATCGCGCTCCATGAGGCGGTCGATGATATCGCTGATGCGGACGGTTTTGATGATGGCCAATTACGATTTTCTCCCGGGCTTTCCGCCGAGCTTCGGGTTGCGGGGCCTTTTTCGATTCGGGCGCTGGCGAAAAATCAGACGAATGGGGGTTTTGTCCAGGCCGGCGCCGGCGCGGATCTGGTTCATCAGGTATCGTTTGTAAGAGAAATGAACCGCCCCGGGGTAGTTGACAAAGCAGACAAAAAGCGGGGGCCTGGATGAAATCTGGGTCGCGTAATAAAATTTGATCCGCCTGCCCCGGGTCAGTGACGGCTCGTTTTTTTCAATGGCCTGGCCCAAAATCCGGTTTAAGGGCCCGGTCCCCACCCGGGAGGAATACTGGGCGTAAACCTCCTCCACCAGCGGGAAAATTTTAAGCGCCCGAAGGCCGGTCAGGGCGGAGATGGTCATGATCGGCGCGAAGCTGAGAAATTTGGCGGCTGTTTTCACTTCTTCATAATATTTTTTCAGGGTATGCCTGTCTTTTTCCACCTTGTCCCACTTGTTCAGAAGAAAAACGCATCCGCACCCCCGGTCGTGGGCGTATCCCGCCACCGTGACATCCTGATCGGTCATGCCCTCCGAGGCGTCAATCATGATCAGCGCGATGTCGCACCGGTCCAGGCTTTTCAATGATTTAATCACGGAAAATTTTTCCAGCTTTTGGGACACTTTCTTTTTTCGCCGGATCCCGGCCGTGTCCACCAGCAGGTAGGGAATTTTGTTGATCCGGCGCAGGGAGTCGATGGAGTCCCGGGTGGTGCCCGGGGAGTCGCTCACAATGAGGCGGTCTTCTCCCAGTATGCGGTTGATCAAAGAGGACTTGCCCACGTTGGGCCGTCCCGCCACCGCGATTCTCCGGATTTCGGTCCCGTCGGACTGGAGATCGGGACCGGGCGTTTCGCCGGTTTCGTCGAATCCGGCCGTGAGGCTGTCCAGCAGGTCATGCACGCCGTATCCGTGCTCGGCGGACACAGGGTATAACCGGTCCATTCCCAGGGTGTGAAAATCGTCCATGCGGCCCTCCTGCCCGTGGCCGTCGACTTTGTTCACCGCGTAAAAAACCGGTTTTTGGATTTGGCGCAGCATTCGGATGATGTCGGCGTCAAAGGGCGAAAGGCCGGCCTTTCCGTCCAGGAGGTGAATCACGGCGTCGGCGTCCTCCAGGGCCCGGCACGCCTGGGCGAATATGGATTCGGAGAACGTGTCGTTTTTGTCAAAATGCATGCCCCCGGTGTCGATGAGGACAAAGTCCCGGTCGTTCCACGACGCGTCGCCGTAATGGCGGTCCCTTGTGACCCCGGGGAAATTGTCCACCAGGGCGTCTTTGGTTCGGGTGATCCGGTTGAACAGGGTGGATTTTCCCACGTTGGGTCTTCCGGACACGGCCACGACAGGCCGGGGCTGGAGATGGCTGATGTTTTTTTGCCTCATAGGGTTTTGACGGCGTTTTTCGCCCACTCCCGGTTTTCCATGTTCCATTTCACGGTTTTTTCCATGCCGGTCTCAAAGGACTCGGCCGGGGTCCAGCCCAGCTCTTTTCGGATTCTTGAAAAGTCGATGGCGTAACGGAAATCATGGCCCGGGCGGTCCTTGACAAAAGTGATGAGGTCGGCGAAGGCCCCCCCCCCCGCTTCGGGGAGAGAGCCGGTCCAGGATTCGGCATATGACGGACGCCACCTCAATGTTGGTTTTTTCGCATCCGCCCCCCACAGCGTAGGTCCGGCCCCGGACCCCGTTTCGCATGATCATCCATATGGCCCGGCAGTGGTCCTCGACGTACAGCCAGTCGCGCACGTTTTGGCCGTCTCCGTAAATGGGAAGGGGAAGACCGGCCAGGGCGTTTGCGATCATCAGGGGAATGAGTTTTTCCGGAAACTGGAACGGTCCGTAGTTGTTGGAGCAGTTGGACAGGGTGACCGGCATGCCGTATGTGTGGAAACAGGCCCGG
Coding sequences:
- the relA gene encoding GTP pyrophosphokinase; the protein is MAIIKTVRISDIIDRLMERDPGADLALVNRAYVYSATVHEGQVRLSGLPYLTHPLEVAAILADMNMDEGTVAAALLHDVIEDTRATPDDILEMFGPDVLHLVMGVTKLSKIQFESLEARQAENIRKMFLAMAKDIRVILIKLADRLHNMRTLQFQREDKQKKIARETLDIFAPLASRLGIYWIKKELENISFMFIDPYEYRRIANLLDMGRQERENFIEDVRKRITETMEKEGIGCDVTGRYKHIHSIAEKMRTQNLNFEEVYDIIAFRIIVEKDAECYAALGHIHSIWKPIDYKFKDYIARPKPNMYQSLHTTVVGPSGRRVEIQIRTREMNKIAKSGIAAHWSYKEGKGADPRVSRTFSWIQDIVERQKNIKDPDEFLENVRIELFPDEIFVFTPNGDIKALPKGAIPVDFAYMIHTEVGNQCSGAKVNEKMVPLKYELKTGDVVEIITRKGHQPSRDWLNSVKTAKARSRIRQWIRNQDYNRSLTLGREMCEKEFKKRRLNFVKLVKSEQMNETAAAFGFKAPDDLIANVGYGKITPLQIARKFLADLEGAKDKESLLEKIADHPEKKKKTGSGVLVKGIDDVLIRFAKCCRPVPGDRITGYITRGYGVAIHRANCVNALKINPERKINVEWEENLDEGAYPADIRIRSMDRVGLLADVAAEISKNKANIIKVNSQTREDGRVDTFFTLGIKGTRHLARLLADIKKIRHVHSVERIR
- a CDS encoding conserved exported hypothetical protein (Evidence 4 : Unknown function but conserved in other organisms), which produces MMKKFLAAVVSVSLMALFAPGAFSGERTLLGVSFPEEKIIEGKVLKLNGLAYRKALGFIKVYVAGLYLENPTQDPEEVIESEQMKYLETQYLTKKATAEKLRNGFIDLMEKCNSKEMVAAHRGHIDRYASWLDKDMAPGLSSSSLYIPGKGLSLTYQGEVRGTIPGKEFARMYYRYNVGKKASKKIRKGLLGIQ
- a CDS encoding Histidine kinase; translation: MKRYELYYDAIVKLTNAISHCRDPEEVALVSAESVKTVFDAKGCSVFLLDRETRELKLVASRGLSREYLSKGPIHFMQTITEAKDAVPIAIYDVMDDPRIEYPLEARKEGISSLLGVPIVSHNKIMGAMRLYTSEPWEFSIQDITVAQAVAQICGMAMDMCRLHKGYKTSIEILKGMRDPDSFDINKWTPHEGVPKSVNPSICDY
- a CDS encoding 2-hydroxypenta-2,4-dienoate hydratase; its protein translation is MTSVKKALLIFPVLALAAALSACSQNREAAGILLRAEAEGRPVPLLSARYSDMDLAMAYGVQKAYVQKKLAAEKTAGFKAGLTSRGGQKRFGVDAPVAGVLFESGKLTGRASVDPKAFKRLMMETEIGFFVAAPLKKPVSDAGALRAFIREAAPVIELPDLGFADLKTLKGTDIIAGNAAARQFIVGAPRSVDDFDLNAVTVSLTRDGREINRGKGSEASGDQWRALLWLVNTMIGQGWELEPGHILLTGALGKMLPGKPGKHVADYGDFGKIAFEIQP
- the rpmB gene encoding 50S ribosomal protein L28 (Evidence 2a : Function from experimental evidences in other organisms; Product type f : factor), with the protein product MSRICEICGKKPLTGNHVSHAHNKNKRRFKPNLQNVRALQPGGGVKKMSVCASCIKAGNVRKSA